The Mycolicibacterium doricum genome includes a region encoding these proteins:
- a CDS encoding MaoC family dehydratase — MKTFNGLDELAAAEGTSLGPTEWLEITQDRVNLFADATDDHQWIHVDPEKAAQGPFGGTIAHGLLTLSLLPHFSHQLYTVGGIAMAVNYGYNKVRFISPVKVGARLRARGEISKVDRLDGAVQAMTTITVEIEGAEKPAAVAESIVRFIG; from the coding sequence GTGAAGACCTTCAATGGACTCGACGAGCTCGCGGCTGCAGAGGGCACCTCACTGGGCCCGACCGAATGGCTCGAGATCACTCAGGACCGGGTGAACCTTTTCGCCGACGCCACCGACGACCACCAGTGGATTCACGTCGATCCTGAGAAGGCGGCGCAGGGACCGTTCGGCGGCACCATCGCGCACGGGCTGTTGACGCTGTCGCTGCTGCCTCACTTCAGTCACCAGCTGTACACGGTCGGCGGCATCGCGATGGCGGTCAACTATGGCTACAACAAAGTTCGCTTCATCAGCCCGGTGAAGGTGGGGGCGCGCCTGCGGGCCCGCGGGGAGATCAGCAAGGTGGACCGACTCGACGGCGCGGTCCAGGCGATGACGACGATCACCGTGGAGATCGAGGGAGCGGAGAAGCCGGCCGCCGTCGCGGAGTCGATCGTGCGCTTCATCGGCTGA
- a CDS encoding acyl-CoA dehydrogenase family protein, producing the protein MSEVSDEDFREVLAQTRRFIRTAVVPREPEILAEDKVPDDLREQAKKMGLFGYAIPQEWGGLGLDLPQDVEMAMEFGYTSLALRSMFGTNNGIAGQVLVGFGTDEQKKQWLEGIASGDVVASFALTEPGAGSNPAGLRTKAVRDGTDWIITGHKRFITNAPTANLFVVFARTRPADDNGTGIAVFLVSADSAGVEVGVKDAKMGQEGAWTADVNFTDVRVPNAALVGGSEDLGYRSALTSLARGRVHIAALAVGAAQRALEESVAYAATATQGGQPIGNFQLVQAMLADQQTGVMAGRALVRDAARMWVTGEDRRIAPSAAKVFCTEMAGQVADLAVQIHGGSGYMREVPVERIYRDVRLLRLYEGTSEIQRLIIGGGLVKAAQRAAN; encoded by the coding sequence ATGAGCGAAGTCAGTGACGAGGACTTCCGTGAGGTCCTCGCACAGACGCGGCGTTTCATCCGGACCGCGGTGGTGCCGCGAGAGCCCGAGATCCTCGCCGAGGACAAGGTCCCCGACGACCTGCGGGAACAGGCCAAGAAGATGGGGCTGTTCGGCTACGCCATTCCGCAGGAATGGGGCGGACTCGGGCTGGATCTGCCCCAGGACGTCGAAATGGCCATGGAGTTCGGCTACACGTCGCTGGCGCTGCGGTCGATGTTCGGCACCAACAACGGCATCGCCGGACAGGTGCTGGTCGGCTTCGGTACCGACGAGCAGAAGAAGCAGTGGCTCGAAGGAATCGCCTCCGGTGACGTCGTCGCATCGTTCGCCCTTACCGAACCGGGCGCCGGATCCAATCCCGCCGGACTCCGCACCAAGGCTGTGCGCGACGGGACCGACTGGATCATCACCGGCCACAAACGCTTCATCACCAACGCCCCGACGGCGAACCTGTTCGTCGTCTTCGCTCGCACCCGGCCTGCCGACGACAACGGCACCGGGATCGCGGTGTTCCTGGTGTCCGCCGACTCCGCGGGTGTCGAGGTCGGCGTCAAGGACGCCAAGATGGGTCAGGAGGGAGCCTGGACCGCCGATGTGAACTTCACCGACGTCCGCGTGCCGAACGCAGCGCTCGTAGGCGGCAGCGAGGACCTCGGGTACCGCTCGGCGCTGACGTCGTTGGCGCGCGGCCGCGTACACATCGCCGCGCTGGCCGTTGGAGCCGCCCAACGCGCGCTCGAGGAATCCGTCGCCTATGCCGCCACCGCGACCCAGGGTGGTCAGCCGATCGGCAATTTCCAATTGGTGCAGGCGATGCTGGCCGACCAGCAGACCGGCGTCATGGCGGGCCGTGCTTTGGTCCGCGACGCCGCTCGGATGTGGGTCACTGGAGAGGACCGCCGTATCGCACCGTCGGCGGCGAAGGTGTTCTGCACCGAGATGGCCGGTCAGGTCGCCGATCTGGCGGTACAGATCCACGGAGGAAGTGGGTACATGCGGGAGGTTCCTGTGGAGCGGATATACCGCGACGTTCGGCTGTTACGGCTGTACGAAGGCACCAGTGAGATACAGCGCCTGATCATCGGTGGCGGACTGGTCAAGGCCGCTCAGCGGGCGGCGAACTGA
- the fabG gene encoding 3-oxoacyl-ACP reductase FabG yields MSRVGPSEAPTSQVGDRVSLLTGQAAVVTGGAQGLGFAIAERFVSEGARVVLGDLHLDATEAAAERLGGAKVATAVRCDVTRADEVEALVAAAVERFGGLDVMVNNAGITRDATLRKMTEEQFDQVIAVHLKGTWNGLKSAAAIMRESRRGAIVNMSSISGKVGLVGQTNYSAAKAGIVGMTKAAAKELAHLGVRVNAIQPGLIRSAMTEAMPQHIWDQKLAEVPMGRAGDPSEVAKVALFLASNLSSYMTGTVLEVTGGRHI; encoded by the coding sequence ATGTCCCGAGTGGGCCCCTCGGAGGCCCCGACGAGTCAGGTAGGTGATCGAGTGTCGTTGCTGACCGGACAGGCCGCGGTGGTCACGGGCGGTGCGCAGGGACTGGGCTTCGCGATCGCGGAGCGCTTCGTGTCGGAGGGGGCGCGGGTGGTGCTCGGCGACCTCCACCTCGATGCCACCGAGGCCGCGGCCGAGCGCCTCGGCGGAGCCAAGGTGGCCACCGCGGTCCGCTGCGACGTCACCCGGGCCGACGAGGTGGAGGCGCTGGTGGCCGCGGCGGTGGAACGCTTCGGCGGCCTCGACGTCATGGTGAACAACGCGGGGATCACCCGCGACGCGACTCTTCGCAAGATGACCGAGGAACAATTCGACCAGGTGATCGCCGTGCATCTCAAGGGCACCTGGAACGGGCTGAAGTCCGCGGCGGCGATCATGCGAGAGAGCAGGCGCGGCGCGATCGTGAACATGTCGTCCATCTCGGGCAAGGTCGGGCTGGTCGGACAGACCAACTACTCGGCGGCCAAGGCTGGGATCGTCGGGATGACGAAGGCGGCCGCGAAGGAACTCGCGCACCTGGGGGTGCGGGTCAACGCGATCCAGCCCGGCCTCATCCGGTCGGCGATGACAGAGGCGATGCCGCAGCACATCTGGGATCAGAAGCTCGCCGAGGTGCCGATGGGCCGAGCCGGCGACCCGTCCGAGGTCGCCAAGGTGGCGCTCTTCCTCGCCTCGAACCTGTCGTCGTACATGACCGGCACCGTGCTGGAAGTCACCGGCGGACGGCACATCTGA
- a CDS encoding acetyl-CoA C-acetyltransferase, producing MRDTVICEPVRTPIGRYGGMFKDLSAVELAVAALTGLLSRTGIDPAVVDDVVLGHCYPSSEAPAIGRVVALDSGLPVTVPGMQVDRRCGSGLQSVLQACLQVGSGNNELVVAGGAESMSNVVFYSTDMRWGGARGGVAVHDALARGRTTAGGKNYPVPGGMLETAENLRRQYGISRTEQDELAVASHQRAVAAQKNGVFAEEIIPVTVRTSHGEDVLATDEHPRADTSIETLGRLKPILAEQDPESTVTAGNASGQNDAASMCVVTTPEKAAELGLTPVVRLVSWGLAGVGPNVMGIGPVPATEAALHRAGLDLAHIDLIELNEAFASQALAVMREWRFTAADTERTNVHGSGISLGHPVGATGGRMLATLARELTRRQGRYGLITMCIGGGQGLAAVFERVAA from the coding sequence ATGCGTGACACCGTCATCTGCGAACCGGTCCGCACCCCGATCGGGCGGTACGGCGGCATGTTCAAGGACCTCTCCGCGGTCGAGCTCGCGGTGGCCGCACTCACGGGCCTGCTCAGCCGCACGGGGATCGATCCCGCTGTGGTCGACGACGTCGTCCTCGGGCATTGCTATCCCAGCAGCGAGGCACCCGCCATCGGGCGGGTGGTGGCCTTGGATTCCGGACTCCCGGTGACCGTGCCCGGTATGCAGGTGGACCGCCGCTGCGGATCCGGGTTGCAGTCGGTGTTGCAGGCCTGCCTGCAGGTCGGCAGCGGCAACAACGAGCTGGTGGTCGCCGGCGGCGCGGAGAGCATGAGCAACGTGGTGTTCTACTCGACCGACATGCGTTGGGGAGGCGCACGCGGTGGGGTCGCCGTGCACGACGCGCTGGCGCGCGGACGCACCACGGCCGGCGGCAAGAACTACCCCGTGCCGGGCGGGATGCTGGAGACCGCCGAGAACCTGCGCCGCCAGTACGGCATTTCCAGAACGGAACAGGACGAGCTGGCGGTCGCCTCGCACCAGCGGGCGGTCGCCGCGCAGAAGAACGGCGTCTTCGCCGAAGAGATCATCCCGGTAACCGTGCGCACCAGCCATGGTGAGGACGTCCTAGCCACCGACGAGCATCCGCGGGCTGACACGTCGATAGAGACGCTCGGGCGCCTGAAACCGATTCTGGCGGAACAGGATCCGGAGTCGACGGTGACCGCGGGCAACGCCAGCGGTCAGAACGACGCCGCGTCGATGTGCGTGGTCACCACACCGGAGAAGGCCGCCGAACTCGGCCTCACCCCGGTGGTGCGACTGGTGTCGTGGGGCCTGGCCGGGGTGGGGCCGAACGTCATGGGCATCGGTCCGGTCCCGGCCACCGAAGCCGCGTTGCACAGAGCGGGTCTCGACTTGGCCCACATCGATCTCATCGAATTGAACGAGGCTTTCGCCAGCCAGGCGCTCGCCGTCATGCGGGAGTGGAGGTTCACCGCCGCCGACACGGAACGCACCAACGTGCACGGGTCGGGGATCTCCCTGGGACACCCGGTCGGAGCGACCGGCGGGCGCATGTTGGCCACCCTCGCCCGCGAACTGACCCGCCGGCAGGGCCGCTACGGGCTGATCACCATGTGCATCGGCGGCGGCCAGGGGTTGGCCGCGGTCTTCGAGCGGGTGGCGGCATGA
- a CDS encoding acyl-CoA dehydrogenase family protein, translating into MTRLAQTLGLTEFQTEILSTVRQFVDKEIIPNAQELERADTYPQAIVDAMREMGLFGLMIPEEYGGLGESLLTYALCVEELARGWMSVSGVINTHFIVAYMLRQHGTDMQKNRFLPRMATGETRGAFSMSEPELGSDVAAIRTRASRCTDRQGDDYIIDGQKMWVTNGGSSTLVAALVRTDEGADKPHRNLTAFLVEKPTGFGEVVPGLTIPGKLDKLGYKGIDTTELVFDGYRAKASDILGEQPGQGFFQMMDGIEVGRVNVSARACGVGLRAFELAVRYAQQRQTFGKPIAEHQAIAFQLAEMATKVEAAHLMMVNAARLKDSGGRNDVAAGMAKYLASEFCAEVTQQSFRIHGGYGYSTEYEIERLMRDAPFLLIGEGTSEIQKNIISKRLLADYRI; encoded by the coding sequence ATGACTCGCCTCGCGCAGACGCTGGGTCTGACCGAGTTCCAGACCGAGATCCTCTCCACGGTACGGCAATTCGTGGACAAGGAGATCATCCCGAACGCCCAGGAACTCGAGCGCGCCGACACCTATCCACAGGCAATCGTCGACGCGATGCGCGAGATGGGGCTGTTCGGCCTGATGATCCCGGAGGAGTACGGGGGACTGGGGGAATCGCTGCTGACCTATGCCCTGTGCGTTGAGGAACTCGCCCGCGGCTGGATGAGTGTCTCCGGCGTCATCAACACCCATTTCATCGTCGCCTACATGCTTCGGCAGCACGGCACGGACATGCAGAAGAATCGCTTCCTGCCGCGGATGGCCACCGGTGAGACCCGGGGCGCGTTCTCCATGTCCGAACCTGAACTGGGCTCCGACGTCGCCGCGATCCGCACGCGTGCCAGCCGCTGCACCGATCGGCAAGGCGACGACTACATCATCGACGGCCAGAAGATGTGGGTCACCAACGGTGGGAGCTCCACGCTCGTCGCGGCGCTCGTGCGAACCGACGAGGGCGCCGACAAACCGCACCGCAACCTCACCGCATTCCTCGTCGAAAAGCCCACGGGTTTCGGTGAAGTGGTGCCGGGCCTGACGATCCCCGGCAAGCTGGACAAACTGGGCTACAAGGGTATCGACACCACGGAACTCGTCTTCGACGGTTATCGGGCCAAGGCGTCCGACATCCTCGGAGAGCAACCCGGCCAGGGCTTCTTCCAGATGATGGACGGCATCGAGGTGGGCCGGGTCAACGTCTCGGCACGGGCCTGCGGCGTGGGTCTGCGCGCCTTCGAACTCGCGGTGCGCTACGCCCAGCAGCGGCAGACTTTCGGCAAGCCGATCGCCGAACATCAGGCGATCGCCTTCCAACTGGCCGAGATGGCGACCAAAGTGGAAGCGGCGCATCTCATGATGGTCAACGCCGCCCGGCTCAAGGACTCCGGTGGACGCAACGACGTCGCCGCCGGCATGGCGAAGTACCTCGCCAGCGAGTTCTGCGCCGAGGTGACGCAGCAGAGCTTCCGCATCCACGGCGGCTACGGCTATTCCACGGAGTACGAGATCGAGCGGCTGATGCGTGACGCGCCGTTCCTGCTGATCGGTGAGGGCACCAGCGAGATCCAGAAGAACATCATCAGCAAGCGTCTGCTCGCCGACTACCGGATCTGA